A genomic segment from Sciurus carolinensis chromosome 1, mSciCar1.2, whole genome shotgun sequence encodes:
- the Klhl21 gene encoding kelch-like protein 21 — MERPAPLAVLPFSDPAHALSLLRGLSQLRAERKFLDVTLEAAGGRDFPAHRAVLAAASPYFRAMFAGQLRESRAERVRLHGVPPDMLQLLLDFSYTGRVAVSGDNAEPLLRAADLLQFPAVKEACGAFLQQQLDLANCLDMQDFAEAFSCAGLASAAQRFILRHVGELGAEQLERLPLARLLRYLRDDGLCVPKEEAAYQLALRWVRADPPRRAAHWPQLLEAVRLPFVRRFYLLAHVEAEPLVARCPPCLRLLREARDFQAARYDRHDRGPCPRMRPRPSTGLAEILVLVGGCDQDCDELVTVDCYNPQTGQWRYLAEFPDHLGGGYSIVALGNDIYVTGGSDGARLYDCVWRYNSSVNEWTEVAPMLKAREYHSSSVLDGLLYVVAADSTERYDHTTDSWEALQPMTYPMDNCSTTACRGRLYAIGSLAGKETMVMQCYHPDTDLWSLVDCGPLPPWSFAPKTVTLNGLMYFVRDDSAEVDVYNPVKNEWDKIPSMNQVHVGGSLAVLGGKLYVSGGYDNTFELSDVVEAYDPEARAWSVVGRLPEPTFWHGSVSIFRQFMPQTPLGGRGFDLDSGSSDVEAGRHQPPRNPEELH; from the exons ATGGAGCGGCCGGCGCCCCTGGCGGTGCTGCCTTTCTCGGACCCCGCGCACGCCCTGAGTCTGCTGCGCGGCCTGAGCCAGCTCCGCGCGGAGCGCAAGTTCCTGGACGTGACCCTGGAGGCGGCCGGCGGGCGCGACTTCCCAGCGCACCGCGCCGTGCTGGCGGCCGCCAGCCCCTACTTCCGCGCCATGTTCGCTGGGCAGCTGCGCGAGAGCCGCGCGGAGCGGGTGCGCCTGCACGGCGTGCCACCCGACATGCTGCAGCTGCTTCTGGACTTCAGCTACACGGGCCGCGTGGCGGTGAGTGGCGACAACGCCGAGCCGCTGCTGCGCGCCGCCGACCTGCTGCAGTTCCCGGCCGTGAAGGAAGCGTGCGGCGCCTTCCTGCAGCAGCAGCTCGACCTGGCCAACTGCCTGGACATGCAGGACTTCGCGGAAGCCTTCAGCTGCGCGGGTCTGGCGAGCGCGGCGCAGCGCTTCATCCTGCGCCACGTGGGCGAGCTGGGCGCAGAGCAGCTGGAGCGGCTGCCACTGGCGCGCCTGCTGCGCTACCTGCGCGACGACGGACTGTGCGTGCCCAAGGAGGAGGCGGCCTACCAGCTCGCGCTGCGCTGGGTGCGCGCTGATCCACCGCGTCGCGCCGCGCACTGGCCGCAGCTGCTGGAGGCTGTACGCCTGCCCTTCGTGCGCCGCTTCTACCTGTTGGCGCACGTCGAGGCCGAGCCGCTGGTGGCGCGCTGCCCGCCCTGCCTGCGCCTGTTACGGGAGGCACGCGACTTCCAGGCGGCGCGCTATGACCGCCACGACCGCGGGCCCTGTCCCCGCATGCGCCCACGCCCCTCTACCGGCCTCGCCGAGATCCTCGTGCTTGTGGGCGGCTGCGACCAGGACTGCGATGAACTGGTTACGGTCGACTGCTATAACCCGCAGACGGGCCAGTGGCGCTACCTGGCTGAGTTCCCCGATCACCTGGGCGGGGGCTATAGCATTGTGGCTCTGGGCAATGACATCTACGTGACGG GTGGTTCTGATGGCGCCCGGCTCTACGACTGTGTGTGGAGGTATAACTCAAGCGTGAACGAGTGGACGGAGGTGGCGCCCATGCTGAAGGCCCGGGAGTACCACAGCTCCTCTGTTCTGGATGGGCTGCTGTACGTGGTGGCTGCAGATAGCACAGAGCGCTATGACCACACCACCGACTCCTGGGAGGCCCTGCAGCCCATGACCTACCCCATGGACAACTGCTCCACTACTGCCTGCCGCGGCCGCCTCTACGCCATTGGCTCCCTGGCCGGCAAGGAGACCATGGTGATGCAGTGCTACCATCCTGACACGGACCTGTGGTCACTGGTGGACTGTGGCCCCCTCCCACCCTGGTCCTTTGCACCCAAGACTGTGACTCTGAACGGACTCATGTACTTCGTCAG GGATGACTCTGCCGAGGTGGACGTGTACAACCCAGTGAAGAACGAATGGGACAAGATCCCGTCTATGAATCAG GTGCATGTCGGGGGCAGCCTGGCTGTCCTGGGAGGGAAGCTGTATGTGTCCGGGGGATATGACAACACTTTTGAACTCTCGGACGTGGTGGAAGCGTATGACCCGGAGGCTCGGGCGTGGAGTGTGGTGGGCCGGCTCCCGGAGCCTACCTTCTGGCATGGCAGCGTCAGCATCTTCCGCCAGTTCATGCCCCAGACGCCTTTGGGTGGGCGCGGCTTTGACCTGGACAGTGGCAGCAGTGATGTGGAAGCAGGCCGACACCAGCCACCGCGGAACCCTGAAGAGCTGCACTAG
- the Zbtb48 gene encoding telomere zinc finger-associated protein, with translation MDGSFVQHSVRVLQELNKQREKGQYCDATLDVGGLVFKAHWSVLACCSHFFQSLYGDVPGGSVVLPAGFSEIFGLLLDFFYTGHLALTSGNRDQVLLAARELRVPEAVELCQSFQPKTSVGQASGGQSGLVKPASRDMNSHLKEPTDLEEEEITRTLGLVPRDQEPRDSRSPQRPQLISPIQSESPSFLSGKLKQALKPCPSDDKESEDCKVPPRPFETEGAQLQGGCNEWEVVVQVEDDGDGDYVSEPETVLTRRKSSIIRKPCAAEPALGAVSLAAEPAENRKGTAVPVECPTCHKKFLSKYYLKVHNRKHTGEKPFECPKCGKCYFRKENLLEHEARNCMNRSEQVFTCSVCQENFRRRMELRVHMVSHTGEMPYKCSSCSQQFMQKKDLQSHMIKLHGAPKPHACPTCAKCFLSRTELQLHEAFKHRGEKLFVCEECGHRASSRNGLQMHIKAKHRNERPYVCELCSHAFTQKANLNMHLRTHTGEKPFQCHLCGKTFRTQASLDKHNRTHTGERPFSCEFCEQRFTEKGPLLRHVASRHQEGRPHFCQICGKTFKAVEQLRVHVRRHKGVRKFECTECGYKFTRQAHLRRHMEIHDRVENYNPRQRKLRNLVIEDEKMVVVALQPPSELEVGSAEVIVESLAQGSLASQLPGQRLCAEESFAGPGVLEPSLIITAAVPEDCDT, from the exons ATGGATGGCTCCTTCGTTCAGCACAGTGTGAGGGTTCTGCAGGAGCTCAACAAGCAGCGGGAGAAGGGCCAGTACTGCGATGCCACCCTGGACGTGGGGGGCCTGGTGTTCAAGGCACACTGGAGTGTCCTCGCCTGTTGCAGCCACTTCTTCCAGAGCCTCTATGGGGATGTCCCAGGGGGCAGTGTTGTCCTCCCTGCTGGCTTCTCTGAGATCTTTGGCCTCCTGTTGGATTTTTTCTACACTGGTCACCTCGCTCTCACCTCAGGGAACCGGGATCAAGTGCTCCTGGCAGCCAGGGAATTGCGAGTGCCAGAGGCTGTGGAGCTGTGCCAGAGCTTCCAGCCCAAAACTTCAGTGGGACAGGCATCAGGTGGCCAGAGTGGGTTGGTGAAACCTGCCTCTCGGGATATGAACAGCCACCTCAAGGAGCCCACAGACTTGGAGGAAGAGGAAATTACAAGAACTCTCGGGCTAGTCCCCAGGGATCAGGAACCTAGAGACAGTCGCAGCCCCCAGAGACCCCAGCTCATCTCCCCTATTCAGAGTGagagcccctccttcctctctggaaAACTCAAGCAGGCTCTGAAGCCTTGTCCCTCAGATGACAAAGAGTCTGAGGACTGCAAAGTGCCCCCAAGGCCCTTTGAGACTGAAGGTGCCCAACTGCAGGGCGGGTGTAATGAG TGGGAAGTGGTGGTTCAAGTTGAGGACGACGGGGATGGCGATTACGTTTCTGAGCCTGAGACTGTGCTGACCAGGAGGAAGTCAAGCATAATCAGAAAGCCCTGTGCTGCAGAGCCAGCTCTGGGTGCAGTTTCCCTAGCAGCCGAGCCCGCTGAGAACAGAAAAGGTACAGCGGTGCCGGTTGAATGTCCCACATGTCATAAAAAGTTCCTCAGCAAATATTATCTAAAAGTCCACAACAG GAAACACACTGGGGAGAAACCCTTTGAGTGTCCTAAATGTGGGAAGTGTTACTTTCGGAAGGAGAACCTCTTGGAGCATGAAGCCCGGAATTGCATGAACCGCTCAGAACAG GTCTTCACGTGCTCCGTGTGCCAGGAGAACTTTCGCCGGAGGATGGAGCTGCGGGTGCACATGGTGTCCCACACTGGGGAGATGCCTTACAAG TGTTCCTCCTGCTCCCAGCAGTTCATGCAGAAGAAGGACTTGCAGAGCCACATGATCAAGCTGCATGGAGCCCCCAAGCCTCATGCT TGTCCTACCTGTGCCAAGTGCTTCCTGTCCCGGACAGAGCTGCAGCTGCATGAGGCTTTCAAGCACCGTGGGGAGAAGCTGTTTGTGTGTGAGGAGTGTGGGCACCGGGCCTCGAGCCGCAATGGACTGCAGATGCACATCAAGGCCAAGCATAG GAACGAGCGGCCATACGTCTGTGAGCTCTGCAGCCACGCCTTCACTCAGAAGGCCAACCTCAACATGCACCTGCGCACGCACACGGGCGAGAAGCCCTTCCAGTGCCACCTCTGTGGCAAGACCTTCCgcacccaag CCAGCTTGGACAAGCACAACCGCACCCACACGGGTGAGAGGCCCTTCAGCTGTGAGTTCTGTGAGCAGCGCTTCACGGAGAAGGGGCCCCTCCTGAGGCATGTGGCTAGCCGCCACCAGGAGGGCCGGCCCCACTTCTGCCAGATCTGTGGCAAGACCTTCAAAG CTGTGGAGCAGTTACGTGTGCACGTCAGACGGCACAAGGGGGTGAGGAAGTTTGAGTGCACTGAATGCGGCTATAAGTTCACCCGGCAG GCCCACCTGCGGAGGCACATGGAAATCCACGATCGGGTGGAGAACTACAACCCACGGCAGCGGAAGCTCCGCAACCTGGTCATCGAGGACgagaagatggtggtggtggccCTCCAGCCACCTTCAGAGCTGGAGGTGGGCTCTGCTGAGGTCATCGTAGAGTCGCTGGCCCAGGGCAGCCTGGCCTCCCAGCTTCCTGGTCAGAGACTGTGTGCGGAGGAGAGCTTTGCTGGCCCAGGGGTCCTGGAGCCCTCCCTCATCATCACGGCTGCTGTTCCAGAGGACTGTGACACATAG